One Citricoccus sp. K5 DNA window includes the following coding sequences:
- a CDS encoding GNAT family N-acetyltransferase: MGGRPVLGLGPLSVRPDRQGSGIGSALMHAVLGAAEARGESLVGLLGEPAYYSRFGFVPAALAGVIGPDPSWGDYFQVRTLTTSDEHTGRFRYAAPFDRL; the protein is encoded by the coding sequence GTGGGTGGCCGGCCCGTGCTCGGTCTCGGGCCACTGAGTGTTCGCCCGGACCGGCAGGGTTCCGGCATCGGCTCGGCCTTGATGCATGCGGTCCTCGGTGCCGCTGAGGCGAGGGGCGAGTCTCTCGTGGGACTGCTGGGCGAACCCGCCTACTACTCCCGTTTCGGCTTCGTGCCGGCGGCGTTGGCCGGAGTGATCGGGCCGGATCCTTCGTGGGGCGACTATTTCCAGGTCAGGACCCTCACCACATCCGACGAACACACCGGCCGCTTTCGGTACGCGGCGCCCTTCGACCGGCTCTGA